The genomic stretch AAAGAAAAAGTAGTCAATACACAACCTCATGTTGTTATGCTTATTGTTTAGCATAAATTACATTATATACCAAATATATTGGTCTGAAATATGCTTATTCAGTCTTTCATCTACTCATCAGCACTGTCCTATCATAcctaaatatttaaacactggcCTGAAATTGCATTAAACCTTAAAGTAATATATAAAAGCATTGCTCCTATGATTCATGACACTGTAATTTTCTGTTATCAACAAAATGGAGGAAAATATGTCATCCAGCTAAAACAGACGTAGCAATCTTGAAGTCCGAACTGTGTCTGTACTTGTTTACTTGATGAGTCTACATGAGGCATTTAACACAGTCTTGGTAAGTGTGTGGGAATTTAATCTTGTGGTTTGCAAAACAATAATTATAAGCTTTCATTACTTAGGTACATCTAGGGAGTCAACCTAAAGGAGCAAATTTCAATTGCCAAACATTTCTTGGATGACCGACCATATTTACAGTAATTTCTTGCCAAATGATTGATGTGCCTTCACCACTGTAattaaaataatctgaaacataCCTTGACACAGAGATGCGAAGAGTTGAATTTACACATAAAGACTTGAAGTTACAGAAGGGGTTGGTGTGACCTGGAGTGATGCATAATTCACAAAATATACCTCAGTTTAAACActttccttatttttaaaaagaaaattggaATTCACATTCCTGCGTATTAATTACCTGAGCATTTTCATTAGTTGATTTGTCCTGCATTCTCCTGAGTAGTGTTCGCTATtagaaacaaataataattttctttAAATCCCAAATGTCCAAATCTGTCATTGTAGCAATATTATTAGCCTTTTTAGTTCTAGTCAGGTCCATAGCTTCAGAACATTCGTAGAATTCAAGCCCTCATTTTTTATATAGATATACAGCAGTTATATGTTCAAACCACATCCTTTACAAAATACATTATTACATATCTGCTGAAGTAAATTACCCTGAATCTTGGCACTGGACCAACAGGCATGTCCCCTTGTGGTAGCTGACCATTTCCCATTGGGTTTAGTCCACCCTGTCCAGATAAAAAAGGACAATGAGTCATTATTTGTCATTCAACTGACTCACACAGGCCTAAACATAGGTTTTAGTATAAGGTTTCAAGaacactgaaggaaaacaatgaGGAACCATACCAAAGCTTGTTGCTGAGGGGACAAGATCTGGTTTGGAGGTGCCATGAATGGCATTGCCTGATAGGAAGAAAAATAATTAGCTCAGGGCTTAGATTTCACTGTGTAATGACTGAGTTAAATGCATGTTTATTTCAAAACAATTAATAAGTAAGACAAtgccataataataataatattacaacTACAAATAATGATGTTATTTAAAACAGTAGCACTGTATTTCAGCATGGTATCTGATTTTAATTTGGTCAATCTGGAGTAATTATTCAAAATGTTGGTTACAAACAGTCATGCAAAAATTTTGTACACCTGTTGTTGgagaaaattattattatttttttttttcggtaGAATGGCCCGCATGTTTAATACACAATTTCTGGCAAATCCAGAACCAATGTAATGGTTTCATTTCATGAACAGGTCATGACTGTTTGATCCTTTAACAGAAATttgaataataattatatttgtgtatatgtgtgaataATTATATTTCTCTTGTCCTCATTATTACACTAATATAAAGTGCtgatatataaattatataatatatatagatTTCATGCATGTATGTTACCATAGGCTGGAAAGGCATGATTGGCTGTTGGGCCTGGGCATTGGGCAACATGAATGGAGCAGCGGCCATAGGAGGCTGGAGCATCAACGGAGGAATGGCAGGCAGCATCTATAACCCAGAGGTGAAAAATTTTGTCAAAATACTCAGATTTACTGTAAAACCTTATTCTGAGAGTTTGTCAAAAAGGTTAATAACTGAAAGGTTAATAACTTTTAAATAGAGACAGCgactttaaaaaatacaactttcaaatcattcattcattcattatctgtaacccttatccagttcagggtcgcagtgggtctggagcctacctggaatcattgggcgcaaggtaggaatacaccctggagggggcgccagtccttcacagagctcacacacacacattcactcatgcttacacctatgggcacttttgagttgctaatccacctaccaagatgtgtttttggactgtgcacccagaggaaacccacacggacacagggagaatacaccaaactcctcactttCAAATATTAGAGCTGCATATTTAAGTCTAGGCAGCATTATTAAGaacaatatattaaaacatttaatatggatacaattatatatttaaatggagACATTATGTATATATGACATGACATGACAACTACAATTAAACACTTTATTTCCAGTGATTAAAACTACAGCCAGAccttcttgattttttttttattttttttatttttttttgcaattaaaACGGATCTGTATCTACATTTATAGATGTAATTACGATTTTAACAGTAATCATTTATATTGGTCAGAAACATCACACTAGATATTTTAACCAAATGGTTCTGCTGTATTTATGAAACTGTGACCATGTGGACAAATCATTTCCTATTCTTCAAACCATGTCACATTTAGAACCTCTACCTGTGCGATTGGTTGCTGCCCGATCAGAGCCCCACCGGGAAGTATCCCTGGGTTCAGGCCTCCAAGCAAAAGTCCAGGACCCAGCAGACCACCATTCAGTCCAGTGACCAGTCCACCACCATTCAAACCACCAACCACCAGCAGTTTCTGAATAACAGAGTGTGGGTTAAAATGTAATATCAGTCTTATCTCATCTTCTACATCTCTACAAGGCACTGTAAAGTATATCAGCTTTCATACCTTTGCTGAGGTCAtctaaaagaacaaaaaaaagacaaagagagaggatcattttttataaacattaaaaatatggtGTCCATATAATGAAAGGAAATATTATAGAAGTTTGATAGATATAGCATCAACCCACATAGGCAGCAGAGGCCAAGAAGGCTACAAAAAGAATGAGCTTCATTTTGATGGCTgtgaaaataagaaaaagagcTGTTTGAAAATGATTGTAGCAGTAAGAATAGAAAAATCTAAAATATATGACTTAAAAAGTAGGTGGAAGTGCTTCAGTAGGACTGTACTTGACCATGTAGCACGTAACTTTTTAGTCACTGAGATATCAAATCTCAAATCTTGAGAATTTTTATCTAGTCATGTCTTTTTAGGtaaagtaatatattttattaaagtaaacattgctaaaagaaaaaacaatctTCGAATGTTCCTTTTATTACAGAATAACCTTCAGTCTAAAGTGCTACATGCAGTGAACAGACTCAAGATTTATAAGTTGTAAAATTTTATAGACTAAAACACTAATAAATATAGTGAAATCCATGTTTTTATGCTAGGTATCTTAGTTATTATGCTAGCTAGCTTATATGCTGCATGTAACTTATTAAAAGTTAGTTAGACGGTTATCAGTTATTTAGCACAATAGCTAACATGCCCATCCTAGTTCCAAGCTAGCCatatgtttcattttttatGGTTTCTTTCCATTATACACAGCATTGACTGCCTGcactttgttctgtttttcaAGCATTTTTTTACCTGTAATAAATGGTTTGTTAATTCAAAGTGTAACTAACCCAATGCTGAAAATAAGGCAGGAAATAAAAGATGTTATTAGTTTACCACATTCAGTTTGGTGGTCCTCATTTACTATATTTTATAAGTGTATTAGTCTATAAAATTTTATAAGTTACAAAACATAAGTCTGTTCAGCATTGCAAGTCTGAGTCACTGGCTCTCTGGTTATTAGCATATTTGCATTTAGCAGACTCCTCCAATCTCTGTCACTTCTGTAGCATATGCTCAACTACTATGAAAGGCATTTcctttgtatttattataagaacagaaaactgactgcTTCTCATGTAAGTTACCTTTGAGTGAAGTTTTCTGTACATGTCATAGTAAAGGAAAGTTATTTATCTGTGGTAATAAATCATAAGCTACAGATAgagatacataaaaaaaattatgtggAACAGTGCTGGAATATTCTTTgcaaagcaaagtagcaggagTACTcacctctgagtgtgttgattCTCAGGAGGTTTGGGTTCTTCTGTACCGACCTTGGTTCTGCAGTGGCCTTTTATTGGGCTTTCTGAGTTTTCCCCACCTAATGGCCTCTACACACAAATCCAGGTGTATTGTTAACATTTTGTTTGTCCTGATTACTGTTGTGGTATGAATGAATGGACCCCTGTGTTCTGGACTGTTGTTTTTCCTGGTCAGAATCTCTTACCCAGGAATAACCGATGACCCAAACCCAGACGCCTATTCACCCTGAATACTGAGGTTTATGGTTCTTTTTTGACAGGGATTTAAAGAACATCTTGAAGCCATGACATCACCATAAACGCTGTCATCTGCTCGGTCACAAACATCGTCTCATAGGATTAGAAATATCCATACAGTTTATGAGTAAACGTTAGAGAGTAAGAATATAACACAAATGCCCTGTAAATCACAGATCCCACAAAGTAGTATAATATACATACATGAGGAAAGGAATGGTTATGATTTGAGCATAGTGTATATGAGGTGCTTGTTGTGGGATTTTGTTGTTACAGGTAGGTCATATTTTATTAGTTGATTACATCTTTAATTTTAGCACTGAACCCAggaatatttattcactgaaaaaaaatgtggcTTTAGGTTCACAATATGCCATTCACAATTTAATATTCAGGAGGTTGTATGATATGAACAGAATATAAAATGCACAGTTTAATATACAAGGAGCTGTATGATAAAAAGAGAATTGCATGTCATATCTGTGCATGTTGCATTTACTCTTTGcaaaattctgagaaaaaaatccCATCTCTGAGATGCTAGGTCCAATTCACCTAAAAACCTCATTAGTAAATATGAGAATTAGAAAGTACACAATTTgaaacaaaattaatttaagAAGGAACTGCCCTTATTAGTGCTAAAATTTCAGAGAACTgttaacatgtattttttagcAATACCAGCatcagacatacacacacacacacacacacacacactatttttaaacatatataagccaaaaaaatattaaaatcttgGAATATTTTTATTGAAAGATAATATAGAAACTGTAGTATTGTATCAAAACACATGAAagctaaaaatgtatatatttttgccaTCTGATCtttgcataaaaaaataaactatcaaaaaaaaaaaatatatatatatatatatatatatatatatatatatatatatatatcaaaaaataaaacagaaaaaactccAGAGTAAATAGAAACATCAAGGCAAAATACTGCAAGAACAATTTTTACAAACTGTCGAAGTTAGTAACATTTGCTAAAATAGTCCTCATGCTACTTTATATACAAGGTGATTTGGTACAGCAAATTAGGGGAAGGGAAAATTCTAGAATATTCCAAAAACATTCATAGAACATAAACAGACTTGATTGGTGTATATACAGtacatataatataatttatgattaattaaataaatatgaataaatagttatttattatataaatatatttatcacaTCTTCTGACACTGGGGTAAACTTCAAAAACTGTGCCCAAATTTGAAAGTTCCTTGAtgtaaacatacattttttaaacttccaGAAGGTGTCAGAACActagcagctttttttttttttcacagcgcTTTGTTTATAGGGTAAATATGAGGCTCAATTAAAGTGAAATTCTTGATCTTTTAGCACCCTTTTTTCAGTGAAGTGAAACAGTAATGTTTTCCAGCCTACCTAATACCATGTGCTGTAAACAGTTCTTATTTACCCTCATAGGATTTTTTTACTCTCATCCTTAATAGAATGCTCTAATGTATAACAATCTAATAGGTTTCACAAATCTGTGGCCTATGGCCATTTATTAAAATCAACACCTCTGCCACATTTTCAGACTCAAAATtaatagaaaattatttatattataaatttaGGAAGGTAAATCTGTTTATTGCTGCTATGAGAGCTACAGAATAGGTTAAAAAACAGACCGTAATTTTAATGCACTGGTGTTGTGGGTTAAGACaagaacatttttacattttggctTGTTTTCGAAGTTAATTTCAAGTTATTTATGTCTTTTCTTCTTCAGGCACTtgtactgtttaaaaaaaactggtaTAATTGAGAAAACCTACAATCAGAGTTTTGTCAGTAAAAATGACTACACTAATgacaataattaaaatgaatttaaatagGATTGTTAATAATTCTGCATAATTCATTGGTTTGTAGAATGGAGTACTTCACTCTGAATaacagtttatattttaaaattttaattattaaggtatttcaaaatattggctgaaatatttaaaacttttttttttaaagctttgacttaaatgttaaaatgtttcaaATGATTCATCATCATAATGATTTGTGTAGGTTGCTTAATAGTAGATGGAATAATTATTCTTGTTTTTagtgtttgtgcatgttttaaacattttcttgtTTGAGAAAAGATACTGAAATAATTGAATTGGATACAGCAATGTCCTTCGCTTTAATTAAAAGGCCCAACAATGTTTACTCAGCTACTTAATGTggtctcttttctgtctcttgaATTTCCAATTTATTGCCTCATATTTAAGGCAAAGGAATAGTAGTCATTGTAAATAACTGGCCGGTCATAGGTTATGAGTTTGGATTTGTAACACCATGTATAAAGTTTTAGTTTTATATTATCATTGTTAGTGTTGGTAAAGTGCAAAGGTTGAAATTTGTTCTTACTATTTCTGTGCTAACACTGTTAACTTAGCATTATGGACAGATATATAAACTATTTACTTggattttgttgtttatttaggaCAGTATACTTGAATGTCTATTgtgaatattattttctattgttTTTCAGAGGATGTCAACGAGGTGGGTATTTGGATATATTGGGTGTATTACATTTAACATTAAAGTAAACTACCACTTACCCTAAAATCTTTCTGCTGTTGATATGGGGCTAACTTTGCTTTCTTTTTGTTCATAAGACTAAAAGTTGCATCTAAATGTATAAGACAAGTTACAGACAGAGCACCTGTGATAAACATAACGGAAATAATTACAACAATACCTGAAAACCCAGCAAGCTAGAATCTCACCATGGCTCCCCAATAACCACGCAATGAAATACTTAACTAAATATTAACAATactaataatgaaataaagaaatataatgtaaaaatcACTGCATGGATATAACTGTCTCCAAAATGGCTGCCAAACTAATTGTGATGACAATCATTGTCTGTTTTACAGCATTAGAAGTCTGTAAATGCATCTATTTGACAAGTTTGTAGTTTGAGGCACAATGATGGTTAAAGTAACTTCATTTTTAactacattagcctcatagtCTTCAGTGCTAATCTGAAAAAGCAAAACTTTGTGTTTGACTTGACTTAGCTGATCTACACCGAAGAAGAAAAAAGGTGTGACTTTTTTCTTAGTCTATTAAGGAAAAAATACCTTAAGCCTTAGGTATCTAAGGATCTATATTTGTGTATCTGCCTCCTGGGAAAGAGGAGACACTTCACTGAGTTTCATGTCAAGAAATGGAATAGGCGATCGAATATAATTTTCACTTTGCTGAATTGAGAACTGCACATGCTTATCTTCAGTTTCGGGCACATCTTTCTTCTTTCCTTTCGTCTCCTTCTTTAGCCTGCTTTTAACACAATTCCAAATAACTGCTCCAACAACAATCAAAAAAGCACAGGCAAATATTAAGGTAGACACCAATGGAACCTTGGTAAAGGGTGAACCTATATATGAGGAGAAACAGACAATGGGAAAAGttgtgttaaaaatatatttgtgacagccacaaaacattttgaaaaaaaaaaaaaaaagcatgaacgTATGAAAACACTCACCTATGACTGTTAGCTTGTGAACACCCACCACTTCATTCGTTATGATGTCTGTGATGGTGTACAGTCCACTGTCAGACTCTGAAAGTTTACTAAACATCACAGAGTTATTCAGGATGGAGGCTCTCTGCTCATAGTCTGGTTTACAGTGAAAAGAATCTTCTCTTGGGTTGGTGCACACCCACTCGTCTGTAGTTTTTCCACCGTTCTTGGTGAAATATATTGTCACTGGAGTTTTTATGAGTAGATCCAACGAAACAGAGTCACCCTCCTTCTTATAATGTTCAAACTGATGAGCTGTGACAAAAAGGACAGATTTGCGTTAGCTCCTGCTTCACCTACTGAGTTATGCCAACATAAATGTTGGATAAATGAACAAAAGAATAACATCAAATGCAGCTAGTTagctagtaaaaaaaaaaacactatatatatatatatatatatatatatatatatatatatatatatatatatatatatacacacataccaTAGCATTAATCACTTGGTCATGTCAAATAGAACACAACAGGGCAACTTGTCCCACTAGCATTTTGCTAAATATaagtagtttttaaaataacaaaacaaaaataaccttCAACAGTCAGAGAAACTGCTTGTGGGTATCCGAATCCTCCGTCCTTAAGAGAGCATTTAAACAAACCGGAATCACTGAATCTGACATTGTTTATTGTCAGTGATAGGTCCCCCTTTTTGTAATTTTCTGTTGACAGCATGGCCCTCTGCTCAAATCCAGGGCCATATGAAATCTCTCCATTCTCAAGTTTCACCACCAGGTTAGTATCTTTTTCCCACTGAATGTAGACAGAAGAGGAATCtgagtttttttctgtttcagcgAAGCATGGAAGTGTAGCCTGAGCTCCAAAAGAGACACTAAAGTCAGTGGGAACTGTAATGAAACATAAATACAATAATCAATTAGTATCATTTCATTAGCTTCATCAGATTCCAGTTCTAAATCCTAAAATAAGATCTGAATCAATCATTTATAGTGTATGTCTTTCTAGTTTGTGAATTCAGGAACCTTACAGTGCTCCTATTTCTGAGAGAGTTGTTCAACTACTCAACCCCATTTAATCTACATAGAAAATAGCTGCCCTATAGAATATGACCTTTTGAGAAGCACATGAGCTTAAGAaaaccatgcccaatgccaagttaGAGGTGTGTAAACCTTCAAGCATTAGGCTGGAAAATAGTGTACTAGATGAACTGACAGATCACTTTCTGGCCTAGTGAACTGACTCCTCCTCTGGTAGGAGGTTAGCAAATACTTTTAGATTTTATTGCAGGTATTTCCAAACATTTAGACAAATAGTCTGGATGTGAATCAAGCTTAATCTTGGATTAACCCTAGGTCCATGGAGAAATACCATTGAAAATTATTGCTTAGTCTTGACATAGGGTCAAGGCATGAAGAACTATGCCGGTCATGTTCAGTGGTATTTTACTTAAAATTATGTGAACAATTTGAAGTGAGAGCAGTATACTCGAAAAAGGTCAACTTACTTAGAACTTCTATCTTCTGGTCACAGTAGTCTTTTCCATCACACGAGCAGTAGTACCAGCctctgtcattgtacacaacAGATGATATATTCAAAGAAACATCTTCACTTCTGATCTTCTCTCCGGAGCATTCAATCCTGCCCTCAAACTCTGGAGCAACAGTACATTTCCCTTCAGAGAACTGAAAAACCGTAGAAGTCTGAAAATCCGGTGCGCTTTTAATCCACCATGTGACTTCGGAACAGCTCAGTTTGCAAGAAATGATGGCACTGTGTCCAAGCTGCACTGTAGCTGCATCAATCTCTGAAGCAATGGCAAGCAACACTGGAAAAGAATTTACATTCTcttattaaaatttaaataaattcatgCACAAGAAGAAATCCACttttctgaagaaaaaaaatctgactcCAGACCCCAGATTAAAGTTCTAATGTATTGAAGAAGTAGTTTTTCCTTTCATAATATGCCCCCAGAAATGAATACATTGCTATTTATACCATATGATTTGATTTCATAGATTAACGTGTTCTCAAAGGGggaggtagtatcgcagtcacaaagctccagggacatggagattgtgtgttcaagtcccgctccaggtgactgtctgtgaggaatttcgtgtgttcttcctgtgtctgcttgggtttcctccgggtgctccggtttcctcccacggtctaaaaacacaggttggtggattgcaactcaaaagtgtctataggtgcgagtgtgtgtcacacttcAAAGGACATCCAGTCATTGgatccagtgattccgggtagacacTGGACCCAGCGGGTCCAGACAATTaactaaataattaaataatatgttcTCCATGTCTTGATTTTCCATGACTTTTATTTAcatacacattaaaatcatatgGCGTTTAACTGGATAGAAATGTCACATACTGATGAAAGATTATAAAGATGTAATAATCATATTTCAAATAACATGGCACAATGATCTGCCACTTAATATGCATTAGCACATGAACCAATAAGACAAACCTGTTCTATTCATGTCAGTTTGTCATTAAAAGACAATGACAAACCTATGATATCATTCATAATAGGAAGTGATTGATATATGCTATGAATGTTATGATATGCTATATATGCAAATTATACGTTTCTGCtatgtttctttgtttaattttgGTATACAGGATTTAATATGTTACAAATCTGGAAGAACCAGTTCCTTATTGTATTGCTCAATATTGCATCAAACTTCCTGTTGATGTAATAGTCTTGTGACTTCATTTTATCTTTGTCAGCTGGTTTTCTTTGTTATGTTAGTTAACAATGCAAGTTTCACTCAGAATGTGAGGCAcaaaacactttgttttttaacatcTT from Hoplias malabaricus isolate fHopMal1 chromosome 2, fHopMal1.hap1, whole genome shotgun sequence encodes the following:
- the si:dkey-22i16.9 gene encoding neural cell adhesion molecule 2, yielding MLQGQGRLIPLLVLLAIASEIDAATVQLGHSAIISCKLSCSEVTWWIKSAPDFQTSTVFQFSEGKCTVAPEFEGRIECSGEKIRSEDVSLNISSVVYNDRGWYYCSCDGKDYCDQKIEVLIPTDFSVSFGAQATLPCFAETEKNSDSSSVYIQWEKDTNLVVKLENGEISYGPGFEQRAMLSTENYKKGDLSLTINNVRFSDSGLFKCSLKDGGFGYPQAVSLTVEAHQFEHYKKEGDSVSLDLLIKTPVTIYFTKNGGKTTDEWVCTNPREDSFHCKPDYEQRASILNNSVMFSKLSESDSGLYTITDIITNEVVGVHKLTVIGSPFTKVPLVSTLIFACAFLIVVGAVIWNCVKSRLKKETKGKKKDVPETEDKHVQFSIQQSENYIRSPIPFLDMKLSEVSPLSQEADTQI
- the scpp9 gene encoding secretory calcium-binding phosphoprotein 9, which encodes MLPAIPPLMLQPPMAAAPFMLPNAQAQQPIMPFQPMAMPFMAPPNQILSPQQQALGGLNPMGNGQLPQGDMPVGPVPRFRRTLLRRMQDKSTNENAQVTPTPSVTSSLYV